Within Paeniglutamicibacter psychrophenolicus, the genomic segment ATGAGCACCGGCCAGCCGACCCCGTTGAGGGTTCCTGCTCCCCACACCGCCGCGGCCATCGCCACCTCGATCTCCGCGCGCAGCACCAGCCACTGGTTCAGGGCCGCGAGCATCGCGGAAATGCCGATGCCCACCAGGATCAGCCGGAAGCCGTGGGAGCCACGCCGCCAGGCCAGGAAGTACACCGCCAGGGCGGTGAGCAGGCCTCCGGCGAGCGCCCCGAGCGAGGTGGCCAGGAAGCTGCCGCCCACCAGGGTCAGGGCCAGCAGCGCCCCGGTGTAGGCACCGGTGGAAAAGCCGATGATGTCGGGGGAGCCCAGCGGGTTGCGGGTCAGCGACTGGAACACCGCACCGGCCACACCCAGCGCGGCACCGAAGGCCAGCGCGGCCACGGCGCGCGGGGCACGCCACTGGAGCACGATGGTGCTCTCCAGCCCTTCCCCTCCGCCGAGGATGACGTCGATGACCTTGCCCGGGCCCATGGGATAGTCGCCGCTGCCGACCACCAGCAGAGCGAAGAGCACGGCCAGCCCCGAGAGCAACAGGCACAGGGCACTCTCGCGGCCCAGGCGCCGGGCCCGGCCAGGTATGCGGACCCGGGAAGCTGCCCGGGCTTCCGGCCCGGCGCTCATACGGCCACCGGCTTCTTGCGGCGGGCCAGCATGATCAGCACCGGGGCGCCGACGAAGGCGCAGACCACCCCGGCCTCGAGTTCCCCGGGGATGACGACCCTGCCCAGCACGTCGGCCAGCAGCAGGATGATCGGGGCGAGCACCGCGGTGTAGGCCAGCATCCAGCGGGCATCGGGCCCGGAAAAGCGTCGGGCCAGGTGCGGGGCCATCAGCCCCAGGAAGCTGATCGCGCCCACCGCGGCGGTGGCCGCCCCGGCCAGCACCGTGACGGCCAGCAGGATCAGCACCCGCGCCCGGCCCACCTTGTAGCCCAGGGCCAGGGCGGTGTCGTCCCCCAGGGCCAGGGCGTTGAGCGAGCGGCCCGTGAAGCCGGCCAGCACGAAACCCACCAGCACCGCGATTCCCAGCGGGGCCAGCACGTCCGCGGAGCGGCCCTCCAGGGAGCCGATGGTCCAGGCCCGCAACTGGTCGAAGGCCGAGGGGTGGACCAGGGCCAGGGCCGTGCCGATCCCGGAGAGCACCGCGCCGAGGGCAACTCCGGCCAGCACCAGCCTGACCGGGTCGCTGGAACGTGCCCCGGCCATGCCCACCAGGTACACGGCCCCGGTGGCCAGCACCGCCCCGCCGAAGGCGAACCAGACGTAGCCGTTGAATCCGTTGATCCCGAAGGTGCCCACGGCAATGACGATGGCCAGCGAGGCGCCTGCGTTCACGCCCAGGATCCCGGGTTCGGCCAGGGCATTGCGGGTCATGGATTGGACCAGCGCCCCGGCGATGCCCAGCGCGCTTCCGGCCAGGATGCCCAGGACGGCGCGCGGGAAGCGGGAGTCGCGGATGATGGCGTGGTCGGCGGAGTCGTTGGGGTCCAGCAGGGCCTGCCACAGAACGGCCAACTCGATGTGTTTGGAACCCACGGCCAGGGACAACAGTGCCAACAGCAGAAGCACGGCCGCAAAAAAGACCAGCAGTGACGTGCGTCGCATGTTCGCCCGGGCGTTGCCGGCCGAACCGCTCGCCCCTGTTCCCGCCATGACGCCGGCCTGACCGCCGCCGGGGCCCGGACTCCCGGGGACGGCTTGGGCTTTTTTGGGGTTCGCCGCAGCGGGGGTGGGGCTGGCCACGATTCATCTCCTTAGCTTCGAACCGTTCAACACTACCGCGTGGGAATGCGGCCGGGACAGCTCGCTGCGGTGTCGACTTAGGCACAGGCAACATGAATACGATACATTGGCGTGGTGAAATTGATTTCTTCGAGCCTTCGGCCCCGTTTCGGCGCCGCCAAGGCAGCAGCCGCACTGTTCCTGATCGCCCTGACCGCAGGCTGTGCAGCCGGCGGCTCCACCGACACCGCGCCGGGCAACTCCGACGTCGC encodes:
- a CDS encoding iron chelate uptake ABC transporter family permease subunit is translated as MASPTPAAANPKKAQAVPGSPGPGGGQAGVMAGTGASGSAGNARANMRRTSLLVFFAAVLLLLALLSLAVGSKHIELAVLWQALLDPNDSADHAIIRDSRFPRAVLGILAGSALGIAGALVQSMTRNALAEPGILGVNAGASLAIVIAVGTFGINGFNGYVWFAFGGAVLATGAVYLVGMAGARSSDPVRLVLAGVALGAVLSGIGTALALVHPSAFDQLRAWTIGSLEGRSADVLAPLGIAVLVGFVLAGFTGRSLNALALGDDTALALGYKVGRARVLILLAVTVLAGAATAAVGAISFLGLMAPHLARRFSGPDARWMLAYTAVLAPIILLLADVLGRVVIPGELEAGVVCAFVGAPVLIMLARRKKPVAV
- a CDS encoding FecCD family ABC transporter permease: MSAGPEARAASRVRIPGRARRLGRESALCLLLSGLAVLFALLVVGSGDYPMGPGKVIDVILGGGEGLESTIVLQWRAPRAVAALAFGAALGVAGAVFQSLTRNPLGSPDIIGFSTGAYTGALLALTLVGGSFLATSLGALAGGLLTALAVYFLAWRRGSHGFRLILVGIGISAMLAALNQWLVLRAEIEVAMAAAVWGAGTLNGVGWPVLIPALIAIVPILGLVLAGGTTLNMLEMGDDTATALGIRVEPARLAMVVLAVLLTAATTAVAGPIAFVALVAPQLAKRLNRAAGMRLAPAACMGALLLVASDLVAQRLFAPVQLPVGVVTVSIGGVYLIWLLAREGKAAQRG